The Paroedura picta isolate Pp20150507F chromosome 2, Ppicta_v3.0, whole genome shotgun sequence sequence CCTCCAGTATTTTGGGATAGCCCACTTTCTTTCCTAGTTTGTAGCCCAGCCGCTATTGTTACGGTTTTGTGACTGCAGGATTAGAAATTAAGCAGAGAACCAACTGTAGTTGGTATAATGGCAATGGTTTGTCTCCTAATGGGGACTAATTTCCAGCACTCTCATTGGCTTAAAGAAGCGAGCAAAAAGTAATCTAAATTTGGACTCCTCAAATTTTATATCAGCAGAACAACCTTTGAGATGAACACTTTTGATTGCTATTCCCTTACAGCTAGAGCAACAGGATATAAAAGTAATTAACTTGACAAAGAGTCCTTTTGGAACTTGAGCCTCATCAAATAGCATATGTATTACATTTTCTAAGCCTACTGtttcttcctccaagaagctcataGATGACTGTTTCCCATTCTGCCTTCACAGTAAACAAGGCAGCAGGAGAGTGGGGCTCAAGATTGCCCCATGTGCCTCATGGCCTTCAGACTTGGTCTCTCCAAGCCAGTGGTTCCTAAACGTTCTGACCACAAGCCCTGGACTCTTTCTCGGTCGTCTTCTGactgttttcttttgttcttctatTCCAGATGTCTTCTGAATTCCTGATCATTCTGTCAGAGAACAGTACTGATGAGCCAGGGTCCGGAGATGAAGGGGACTACCAAGAGGTGTGCTGGGAGCAAAACAACAATGCAGATTTCAACCGGATTTTCTTGCCAACAGTTTTCTCCATCATTTTTTTGCTGGGAATCATTGGCAATGGCTTGGTCATTGTTGTCATGGGCTACCAGAAGAAGCTCAGGAGCATGACTGACAAATACAGGCTACACCTCTCCGTGGCTGACCTTCTGTTTGTCCTCACTTTGCCTTTCTGGTCTGTGGATGCTGTCATCAGCTGGTACTTCGGGAACTTCTTGTGCAAAGTGGTCCATATCATCTACACCGTCAACCTGTATAGCAGTGTCTTGATCCTAGCCTTCATAAGCTTAGACCGCTACCTGGCAATTGTGCATGCTACCAACAGCCAGAGACCTCGGAAGTTGCTGGCGGAGAAAATCATTTACGTAGGTGTTTGGCTACCAGCTGTGCTTTTGACTGTGCCTGATATGATCTTTGCATCTACCAGTGATGACAGTGGGAAATATGTGTGTCAGCGATTTTACCCTCATAACGACTGGCTGATTTCTTTCAGATTTCAACACATTTTAGTCGGGCTGGTCCTGCCTGGCCTTATAATACTGACCTGCTACTGCATTATCATTTCTAAGCTGTCGCATTCTAAAGGCCACCAGAAACGCAAAGCTCTGAAGACCACAGTCATCCTTATCCTCGCCTTCTTTGCCTGCTGGTTACCTTACTACATTGGCATCAGCATAGATACCTTTATCTTGCTTGGAGTCATCAAGAACGGCTGTCACTTTGAGACAGTGGTGAACAAATGGATCTCTGTCACGGAAGCCCTAGCGTTTTTCCACTGTTGCCTGAATCCCATCCTTTATGCGTTTCTGGGTGCGAAATTCAAGACATCGGCCCAGAATGCTTTGACCTCCGTCAGCAGAGGGTCAAGCTTGAAAATCCTTTCGAAAGGCAAACGGGGACATTCTTCGGTTTCAACGGAGTCCGAGTCTTCCAGTTTCCATTCCAGCTAACAGTGTTTTTCTCCGACCCTCTGTAAAGTTTTGGGACTCTCTTGTTATCCATTTGGCAAGATTTTGGAGGAGGAGAAACCCCTCTCAAGGTCATGTACAAGTTCGTTCCCAGTTGGAATTGCATATATTTGGTTATAATGTTTTGTTGGACTTAATGGGTgtatttataaaaacaaaatggacGTGTCGACCAGAGAGAGTGTCTAGGCTGGACCTGTGAATAAGTGAGTAGATGAGAAAGTTTTGCTGCTGCTTCGTCAAGCAGTAAAGATGTTGGAACAAAGAAACTTTCAGAGCGCAGCATAGCTGATGTTCCCGAGTACTTTGCAAATGAAGCATTTCCAATATACCCGTCTGAAAGAAGGCTTCGTCTCTCTGGGTGTTTAGGACTCCGTCCTATGTTGCATAAGCTAGTTGAAGTTCATTGTATTCAATGGATACAACCCACATCCTGCAGTGGCAAAAACACATCAGATTGAATGCCGCTGGCTGGCACCCAGTGGCACTTACAACCAAAGTCTCTTCTGTCGGTGGTTTTTCAATAACAAACTGGCCTGTAAGCCTCTGCCTTGTAAAATTGTAAATAAAAGCATGTGATTAAATATAGTTGGTCTTTTGTGCTTTATCgtgctttctttgtttttatcTTGGGTTGCAATTGCTCAGTAAGTTCACAGAAGTTACTTCTATTTGTAATCCAGTAGCAGCCACAAGCTGAGGATTTGGGGACCCTCTAGGTTGCAGAACAGGAGGCTGTAGCAATCAGGGAACCCTTAAGGCGTTGCTCACCCTCTTGTCTGAGTAGACCCTGAATTCACACAGCTCTCTCTGCTTGCCCCggagtgggaggaggagaaggaggattcCTGTGGAGTTACCCATCTTGCTTCAGCATCCCATAGTGTGCGGTGTACTGTCTGGAGTGTCACCTAGCCCCAACAATGGTAGGGGAGGTAGGACTGCTGGGATACCAATAGGACTTGTTTCAGTGAATTTCTTCCATGGATGGAAACAAAAGTCccagtcatagaaccatagagttggaaggagccatataggccatcttgtCCGATCccctactcaacacaggatcagcctaaaacatccaggataagtaagtgcttgaagactgcaagtgaggggagCTTACCACTTCCTTAGGACACTGATACCACTGCTGAATAACTGtgactgattcccccccccccccgttatctagccagtaccgttcttcGTGCAGTTTGATGCTAttgctgcaggtcctatcctctgctgccaacaggaactgtaccctgccctcctccaagtgacaaccagggccggatttacatgaaaagaggccctaggctattccacttatgtggccctttcacctcccatttttaagtttgtaaattacatgagagataataaaatacatcattactgtgatatatatcaatatgttaaatgaaacatgttgtgattggtactaacctttataaaaaatgtggaatataggcccctcttgatcttgaggccctaggctgaaacctagttagcctataggaaaatctggccctggtgacaacctttcaaatacttaaaaggcagcaatcctgtcccctctcaacctcctgctCTCTAGGTTAaacgttcccaagtccttcagcctttcctcatagatccTTTTTGACAAGTTCAATCAGATGCTATGTTGTAAACACAAATGCCCACAGAAAATATATGAATGTATGTGCAGCTTTCCTCCCTGTGATAACAGTATCCCAGAAAAAATAAAACTGGTTCAGGAAAGCAGGTGCAGTTC is a genomic window containing:
- the CXCR4 gene encoding C-X-C chemokine receptor type 4 isoform X2; this translates as MSSEFLIILSENSTDEPGSGDEGDYQEVCWEQNNNADFNRIFLPTVFSIIFLLGIIGNGLVIVVMGYQKKLRSMTDKYRLHLSVADLLFVLTLPFWSVDAVISWYFGNFLCKVVHIIYTVNLYSSVLILAFISLDRYLAIVHATNSQRPRKLLAEKIIYVGVWLPAVLLTVPDMIFASTSDDSGKYVCQRFYPHNDWLISFRFQHILVGLVLPGLIILTCYCIIISKLSHSKGHQKRKALKTTVILILAFFACWLPYYIGISIDTFILLGVIKNGCHFETVVNKWISVTEALAFFHCCLNPILYAFLGAKFKTSAQNALTSVSRGSSLKILSKGKRGHSSVSTESESSSFHSS
- the CXCR4 gene encoding C-X-C chemokine receptor type 4 isoform X1; this encodes MEPSMDMSSEFLIILSENSTDEPGSGDEGDYQEVCWEQNNNADFNRIFLPTVFSIIFLLGIIGNGLVIVVMGYQKKLRSMTDKYRLHLSVADLLFVLTLPFWSVDAVISWYFGNFLCKVVHIIYTVNLYSSVLILAFISLDRYLAIVHATNSQRPRKLLAEKIIYVGVWLPAVLLTVPDMIFASTSDDSGKYVCQRFYPHNDWLISFRFQHILVGLVLPGLIILTCYCIIISKLSHSKGHQKRKALKTTVILILAFFACWLPYYIGISIDTFILLGVIKNGCHFETVVNKWISVTEALAFFHCCLNPILYAFLGAKFKTSAQNALTSVSRGSSLKILSKGKRGHSSVSTESESSSFHSS